GATGATTTGATTCCCATCGTCGCCGGTCTCCGCGTCCTTCGGCTGGGTTATCTGAGTGCCATTACGGGCTTGGATCCCGGTATCGAAATTCCCGACTTGGAAGTGCTCTACCACTTCTGTATCGGCGAAGCCATCATTACGCTGCGCCTGAACGTACCGCGATCCGAAGGTCATCTACCCAGCCTGTACGAGATCATTCCCAGCGCAGAATCCTTCGAACGCGAACTGCAGGAGATGTTTGGGATACGTATCGATGGTCTGCGAAATCCATCGCGCCTCTATCTACCGGATGATTGGCCGGAAGACGTTTATCCGCTGCGTAAAGATCTCGATCAAAACAAACTCAGATCATCCATGACTTTGAGAGAAATTTGATGGAAAAACAAACGACAAGGCAAAGCTTCACCGTGCCCATCGGACCGCAACATCCGGCGCTCAAAGAACCGTCCCACTTTCGCATCAGCGTCGACGGAGAGATCGTTACTGACGCCTCCGTACGACTTGGCTATGCGCATCGCGGCATCGAGAAAGCCACCGAAAGCAGGACCTGGATACAGAATCTGTACCTGCTGGAACGCATCTGTGGTATCTGCTCCCACATCCACGGCATGACATACTGCCTCGCCGTCGAGCGCCTCGCCCAGACCAAAGCACCCGCCCGAGCTCAGGCAATCCGCGTCCTCTTTGCCGAACTCGAGCGCATCCACAGCCATCTGCTCTGGCTTGGCGTCACCGCGCACGAAGCCGGCTTCGACAC
This window of the Anaerolineales bacterium genome carries:
- a CDS encoding NADH-quinone oxidoreductase subunit C, which produces MKDTEKILQPASQLLEQWMWKTEVAHPETNRLDVRLSTVDDLIPIVAGLRVLRLGYLSAITGLDPGIEIPDLEVLYHFCIGEAIITLRLNVPRSEGHLPSLYEIIPSAESFERELQEMFGIRIDGLRNPSRLYLPDDWPEDVYPLRKDLDQNKLRSSMTLREI